In the Pseudanabaena sp. PCC 7367 genome, one interval contains:
- a CDS encoding SLBB domain-containing protein: MKHMQRSQLMRLIRPKEFSTKILPVMLAIAWLIAPSPTLAQLPGIDRLNGEIDPESDSTNAPTVVDPSAIDKSPSTRLDNFTGLQVSRPINLSEYRLGPLDSIRIDIFNVPELSGEQTVTPNGDINISLLGPVRVAGLTLGETAALLEQELAPFLVRRIINVSLLAPRPLNIAVVGEVNRPGTVVMNYTGTGGTVSLASVTQALRRAGGTTQRADISNVQISRISTDGVRSVIDLDLLALVESGDISQDIILQDGDSIFVPRIADARLAQARQVRDASFASEQSIIQVVLTGEVNRTGPQTLSFTRGEGQEGNPFATVTRAIQQANGITELADIRNVEVRRINANGTQDVLVANLWSLIQDGDLDQDIQLVDGDSIHVPEVTDPVTAEYGQIAKATFSPDTITVRIIGEVNGPGSISLRPNAPFTEAIIAAGGITNDGDWRRVELYRISPSGKLTRRKLKADLDLAPNEDTNPGLRDRDFIVVRSSFGANILNTVTRTLSDIVTPITLLERLIDD; the protein is encoded by the coding sequence ATGAAGCATATGCAGCGATCGCAACTAATGCGACTAATCCGCCCCAAGGAGTTCAGCACCAAGATTTTGCCAGTCATGCTCGCCATTGCCTGGCTCATCGCTCCATCACCCACCCTGGCTCAGTTGCCTGGCATCGATCGACTGAATGGCGAAATTGATCCAGAGTCGGATTCAACCAATGCTCCGACTGTTGTTGATCCCAGTGCGATCGATAAAAGTCCCAGCACCCGCCTCGATAACTTTACTGGCCTACAGGTAAGTCGGCCAATCAATTTAAGTGAATATCGACTTGGCCCACTCGATTCAATCCGGATCGATATTTTTAATGTGCCTGAACTGAGTGGCGAGCAAACTGTCACCCCCAATGGTGATATTAATATTTCCCTGCTAGGGCCCGTGCGGGTAGCTGGTCTGACCCTAGGTGAAACAGCAGCATTACTAGAGCAAGAACTAGCACCATTTTTAGTGCGCCGGATTATTAATGTATCGCTGCTTGCGCCTCGGCCACTAAATATTGCGGTGGTGGGCGAAGTAAATCGACCTGGCACGGTGGTAATGAATTATACAGGTACTGGCGGAACCGTATCTCTTGCCAGTGTGACCCAGGCTTTGCGCCGAGCTGGTGGCACCACTCAACGGGCAGACATTTCAAATGTACAGATTTCCCGAATCAGCACCGATGGCGTTCGTAGCGTGATTGATTTAGATCTGCTGGCACTGGTTGAAAGTGGTGATATTAGTCAGGATATTATTTTGCAAGATGGTGACTCTATCTTTGTGCCCCGGATTGCTGATGCCAGACTTGCCCAGGCCAGACAGGTGCGCGATGCCTCATTTGCCTCAGAACAGTCAATTATTCAGGTAGTGCTGACGGGCGAAGTGAATCGAACTGGTCCCCAGACATTGTCCTTTACCAGAGGTGAGGGGCAAGAGGGTAATCCATTTGCCACTGTCACCCGTGCCATTCAACAAGCAAACGGGATTACGGAGCTGGCCGACATTCGCAATGTAGAGGTGCGGCGCATTAATGCTAATGGTACTCAGGATGTTTTGGTTGCTAATTTATGGTCATTGATTCAGGATGGCGATCTTGACCAAGATATTCAATTGGTGGATGGTGACTCGATCCATGTGCCAGAGGTGACCGATCCGGTTACGGCGGAATATGGTCAGATCGCTAAGGCTACCTTCTCGCCCGATACAATCACGGTGCGGATTATTGGTGAGGTGAATGGCCCTGGCAGTATTTCCCTGCGGCCAAATGCCCCATTTACTGAGGCGATCATTGCCGCTGGTGGGATTACCAATGATGGCGATTGGCGACGGGTGGAGCTATATCGAATTAGCCCCAGTGGCAAACTAACCCGGCGTAAGTTGAAGGCGGATTTAGATTTAGCACCTAATGAGGATACTAATCCTGGCCTACGCGATCGTGACTTCATTGTGGTGCGTTCTTCCTTTGGTGCAAATATCCTCAATACCGTTACCCGTACTTTGAGTGATATTGTTACCCCCATTACCTTACTTGAACGATTGATTGATGATTAG
- a CDS encoding UDP-glucuronic acid decarboxylase family protein — translation MRILVTGGAGFIGSHLIDRLMEQGHEVICLDNFYTGAKRNILHWIDNPRFELIRHDVVDPIKVEVEQIYHLACPASPVHYQANPIKTLKTNFMGTMNMLGVAKRVGARLLLASTSEVYGDPEVHPQPEEYRGNTSCTGIRACYDEGKRISETLAFDYHRQNQVEIRVARIFNTHGPRMLENDGRVVSNFVVQALKGIPLTIYGDGSQTRSFCYVSDLVNGLMCLMNGDHIGPINLGNPGEYKILELASTIQEMVNPGAELVFKPLPQDDPRRRKPDISKAKDLLGWEPKVPLREGLSQTIANFRDRLNQPVASHQ, via the coding sequence ATGAGAATCTTAGTAACAGGTGGCGCAGGTTTCATTGGTTCACACCTAATCGATCGCCTGATGGAACAGGGACACGAGGTGATTTGTCTAGACAATTTTTATACAGGTGCAAAGCGTAATATCCTCCATTGGATCGATAATCCCCGATTTGAGCTAATTCGCCATGATGTAGTCGATCCGATCAAAGTCGAAGTTGAGCAAATCTATCATCTGGCCTGTCCTGCTTCCCCAGTGCACTACCAGGCCAACCCAATCAAAACCCTCAAAACTAATTTCATGGGCACGATGAATATGCTGGGGGTGGCAAAACGAGTTGGTGCCAGATTATTGCTTGCATCTACCTCCGAAGTATATGGCGATCCAGAAGTGCATCCCCAGCCAGAAGAATATCGTGGCAACACCAGTTGCACGGGGATTCGGGCTTGCTATGACGAAGGTAAGCGGATTTCCGAGACCCTAGCGTTTGACTATCATCGCCAGAACCAGGTAGAAATCAGGGTGGCCAGGATTTTTAATACCCACGGGCCCAGGATGCTGGAAAATGATGGCCGGGTGGTTAGTAATTTTGTGGTGCAGGCGCTGAAGGGAATCCCGCTAACCATCTATGGCGATGGCTCACAAACCCGCAGCTTTTGCTATGTTTCCGATCTGGTCAATGGTTTGATGTGCCTGATGAATGGCGATCACATTGGGCCAATTAATCTGGGTAATCCAGGTGAGTATAAAATTCTTGAGCTGGCCAGTACAATTCAAGAAATGGTCAACCCAGGCGCAGAGCTAGTGTTTAAACCGTTGCCCCAAGATGATCCACGCCGCCGTAAGCCAGACATTAGCAAGGCTAAGGATTTATTGGGTTGGGAGCCCAAAGTACCACTGCGTGAAGGCTTATCCCAAACGATCGCCAACTTCCGCGATCGGCTTAATCAACCTGTGGCCAGCCACCAATAA